Below is a genomic region from Alkalinema sp. FACHB-956.
ATTCTGAGAGTCACTCTCTCCAAAATTCGCGTTATCCTGACAAATAAGCCGCAACAAATAAGCCGCACTCCAAGCCTGAGCTTGACGAAAATTTTAGCTTCGCCCAAATTTTAGCTTTGTCCAAATTTTAGCTTCGCCCAAACTTGAACTATGCTGCCAGTCATCTACTCCGATCGCTTTTTACACCACGAAACTGGAACCTTCCATCCTGAAAAGCCAGAGCGCTTAACGGTCATTCGCTCAGGAATTCAGGCAGCATCCTGGGCAGACCAAATTGAATGGCGGGAACCAACCCCCATCGATGTTCGATCGCCCTTGTCCTGGATTCAGAAAATCCACACCCAGCACTACATTGAAGCCGTCAGAGAACTCTGCAAGGACGGTGGCGGACAAATTGATGCAGATACCCCCGCTTCTCCCGCGACCTATGAAGTGGCTATGCTGGCGGTGAATGCATGGCTCGATGGCGTCAACCATGCATTAAATACTGGCAAGCCTGTTTTTGTGTTGGCTCGGCCCCCCGGCCATCACGCCATTGCCCATCGGGGGATGGGGTTCTGCGTATTTAGTAATGCTGCGATCGCGGCGAATTATGCCTTATTTGAAGGGTGCGATCGGGTCGCCATTCTCGATTGGGATGTGCATCACGGGAACGGCACCCAAGAGATTGTGGAATCTAATCCCCAGATTGCCTATTGTTCTTTGCATGAATTTCCCCACTACCCCGGCACAGGTCGTAAAACGGAACGCGGATTCCACGACAACGTCCTGAACATTCCCATGCAAGCAGGCAATGACATAGCCCAGTACACCGCCGCCTTTGAGCAGCAAGTCATGCCGTTCTTGAGAAATTTTGCCCCAGATTTGTTAATTGTCAGCGCGGGCTATGATGCCAACCAGGATGATCCCTTATCCGATACAGCCCTACTTCCGGAGGATTATGGTTGGTTCACTCAACAATGTTTGGATCTGACTTCCAAGATCGTGTTTGGGTTGGAAGGGGGCTATGATTTTGCCTCCTTGCGCGACTCTGTTTTAGCCACCCTTCAGCCTTGCCTTCGTTATAGTTGTTAAGCCTGAGTGCTGCATGACTGGCGTTTACGTTAGTGCCTCCTGCACCAGAAGTGATCGGTGATCGAACCCCTTGCCCCCGCCCCTTGCCGCGTTTCAATCCGTCATTGCAGCAAACACAGGACAGTAGCCATCCGGTGTCACCCGGAAGTTAAACAACGGTGATCGTCGATTACTACAGCGTTGGTTTTGGTAATACCGACAGTTAATACAACAATCCCGATCGACGGATTCCAATTTCTGCTCGATGTTTTCGCTGCGTAACTCCCGTTGCGTAATCCCGCGCAAAATCAACTGTTCTCCCTGCCAGCGGGCTTCAACTAAGCCCGTATCACTCAGCATTCGCCAACGTGGATCACTCGTCATTGACTCGGGTAATGTAATTACGATCGATTCTTGGGTTTCCGCAACTTCGCCCTCATAGCTTAGCTCCGGCGCTTCCGGTTGCAGAAATTGCTCACCGATCGCAAACTCAACGAGCGTTCCCGGCGATGGAATATGGAGCTTATAACGACTGCTCAATTCATCCAATCCCGCCAGATCGTGCAGTGCTTGGAGTGCTCCATGGATGAATACCACATGCTGCGGTCGCAAATTATGGATTAATTGCACCGCCCCCAGGCCATCGGAATGTTCCGCTAACAGATACGTTTCCACGGTCACCGTCGCGGCCTCCAATGACACGTCCGCCACCACCTCCGAACTGAGCCAATCTAAGCGGAGATCTTGGTGTTGCGGCAGCAAGATTAGCCAAGATGTATGGGGCTGGCAAAATTCGGCTAATTCAGAAATCGCATCCGTCAGCACAATGCAAGGTTCCTGCCCCAGCCGCGATCGCTGATCTGGACTGAGGCGACGCACCCGAGGCGAAATCCGATCGTCCCAAAAGAGCGGTTGATACTGGGCAAAATTCTGTACCGGGGCAGGCAAATGGGGCAACAACTCCAAATACGCATCACAGCCCTGCGCCACCTGTCCTTCCACCCAAATATCCAAATTGCGCCCCGAAAACAGATAGTGGCTGCGCAACAGCATCAGTAATTCCTGGGCCAACCCAAAGGGAGAAACGGGCAGCAGGATCGATTGTCCATTGGCGATCGCCCGTTCCATCCGTTCCATCAAATCATTTTCCTGGCGGCGACGGCGGGGATGGCGTTCGGCTCCATAGCTCCCTTCAATAATCAGCACATCGGGCTGGATACCGCGCAATTCCTCCAGTTTCAGCCCTTCCACCAAGCGCGCATTGGACAAAAAAAAGTCGCCGCTGTAGAACAGGCGATAGGGCCGATCGCCCCCCGTATAGGTCAACAAAATCGCAGCCGATCCCGGCAAATGGCCTGCGGGAAACAGTTGCACCGTTAGGTTATCTAGAATTTCGATCGGCGATCGCCAAGGCAGCGCCTGACAGAACCAGGGCACCGGGGCTTGATCTAACCAATTGAGGGGCAGAAGGTGAGTTGTAACTTCGCTGGCGTAGATGGGGAGATGGGGAAACGCAAAATGGAGAGGCAGGAGCGATCGGGCGTGATCCGCGTGGGCATGACTACACAGCACCACATCCGCAGGCGGTCGCTGGGAAGTAGGCTGGAACTCGGAGGTTGCCGGATCAATGAGGGTTTGTACATTTCTCAGGCCACAGTCTAGGAGAATTCGATACTCTCCCAAGGTGACCAGCAAACAAACCCCTTCTTCTCCATGCCCCACCGCGTAGGGGACACATTGAAACATTCCGACAAGCAGATCTAGGGATGGCGCTAGTTAATGGGCAGAACCGTTACCGTGGTAGTTATCTGAGTCGTAAAAACCATTTTTCGTGCCAAAAAACAGGCAAGCCATGGGGAAAATCACAGCAATCCCGATGAGTAAAACTTTAACGTCCATAAATTCCGATCGCTCCTTAACGATGCAGCAGGTTGGGTGGGAGTAAACCCGGTTCGATCGTAGCGGAACTTTTCAGAATGTCCTAGAATGCAAAGATTTTTGACAGGATTGGGACCGGCATATCGCCGCGATCGTTGAATCGATCGTCGCAGATCGATCGCCCGCCCCCATCTCTGCAAATAGAACAGCTTACAACGGGATGGAATAACCCAACGCTTGCTTCGCCTTCAGCAGTGTGGCATTGGCCACTTCTGCGGCCTTTTCCTTACCCTGCTTGAGCACCGATTCCAGATAGCCTTTGTCATCCATAATCGCGTGGTATTTCTCCTGAATCGGCGTCAGGGCCGCGATCGTCGTTTCTGTCAGCAACGGCTTAAACTGGCCCCAACCCATGTCCGCACATTCCTGGGCCACCGCCTCCTTGGATTGCCCCGACAGCAGCATATAGAGCGTCAGCAAGTTATTACACTCCGGGCGATCGGGGTTGTCAAACTCCAACCCACGGGTGGGATCGGTTTTACACTTCTTAATTTTTTGCGTGATGGTCTCCGGGCTATCCAGCAAATTAATCCGGCTCAATTCCGACGGATCGGATTTCGACATCTTTTTCGTCCCATCGGTCAAACTCATGACCCGTGCGCCTTCCTTGCGGATGAGGGGCGTCGGGACTTTCAGCACAGGGTTTTCTTCGCTGCTGAATTTGTGATTAAATCGTTGGGCAATATCCCGCGTTAACTCGAGGTGTTGTTTCTGATCTTCGCCAACGGGTACCAGATCCGGCTCATAGAGCAAAATATCCGCCGCTTGCAACACGGGGTAATCCAACAGCCCCACACTGACATCTTCGCCCTGCTTGATCGCCTTTTCCTTGAACTGAATCATGCGCTCCAGCCAATTCAACGGCGTAATGCAATTGAATAACCAGGCCAGCTCGCTATGGGCGGAAATGTGGGACTGCACAAAGATCGTGGCATAGTCCAAACTAATGCCGCTGGCTAGGTAAGTCGCTGCAACTTTGTAGGTATTGTTAGCCAGTTGAGCGGGGTCGTGGGGCACGGTGATGGCGTGCAGGTCAGCCATGAACAGGAAGCTGTCATAGTTCTCTTGGATCTCAACCCAGTTACGGATTGCGCCCAAATAATTACCCAGGTGCAAATCCCCGGTTGGTTGAATGCCAGATAGAACTCGCTGCTTCGCCATAGGATCCAGAAGAGACAAACTAGAATTAACAAATGTTACAGGCTTCAATTCTAGCGGGTTGTGGGAGCAGCGGATCAGGACGGGCGAGGCAATCGGCGAATGACGCGATCGGGGATTCGGGCAATGTTCAGTAAACTTATCTCGTCGAACTTAGTCTCGTCGGGCAGGTTGGGGTGGGAGATCTTGAAACGTAGTCTTACCCCAGGCTGGCGTTGAGAAAATTCTAGAAAATTCTTAAGCAGTGAAGTTGAGATAATTCGGGGTGAAACTGTTAACGACTGAGTGCAACGTTAACAGTTTCCTCGGAAGTAACGGCCTTTAACGCACAATGTGACTAAATTCAGGATGACTTTATTGATCTGAGTTTGTGGGGATTTTAGCTATCGAGCTTGCCACTAGAGGTGCTGTCCTTGTCGAGGCAGCGCTCTAGAAATTCCACTTGGTAAATATACCAGAATCGTCGGGGATTCAGGACAGGGATATAAGCACTTTCGAACAACGGCTGATTGAGATAATGCCAAATTGGGAATTTGATGAGAGAAGAGAACATGGTGCAAAGGTTAGTAGGGGAGTGATGTTTTAAACATGCCCCTGGGACATGGGGTTTTCCTAGGAAAGATCCCGGATCTTAGGCCCGGGGGTATGGCACCGGATCTGTAATTCTAAGGAGATGACTGAACGCTCGATCGTCGGTACACCCTGCCGTTTGAGCGGGAGTCTTGATGCTCCCTTCCTTTACCAAGATTTGATGACAAGCCCCCTAACCAGCAGGCTAAGGGGTAAGATCAAGACGATCGAGATAGAACCCTGGCTGCGTAATATCAGTTAACAAAACGCAGAATTACTTAACGAAAAGCACGGCAAGCACGACAAGCCCCGCAATGGGTACGACAACGAGTGCAGGACAGCTTGATTGACGAGTATCATTTCACCAGTGAAATTGCTAATGAACCGGACGGATCAACCAAGGGACTTGCATCAGCCATCCATTCACAATTCACCAATAAGCCGTTAATACTCCGTTAGTACTCCGTTAACACTCCGTTAATATTCCATTAGGGCTGCATTAACGATGGATGATAGGATCAGCCATCCCATCTGGATCACCCAGGACAACGCCACTGGTTACAGGCACCCCTAATAACAGCACCCCAGCGGCGTGGGGAGTGGCCATGGACGTTCCGCTAATGGTGTTGTAAGTCCCACCCTTCCAGGTTGATTTGATATTGACACCAGGCGCTGCATAGTCGATCGGGGGATTACCGTAGTTGGAGAACGAGGCCCAGCGATCGCTCGCATCAAAAGCAGAAATGGTGTAAATATTAGCTCCATTGGCCCGAGCGGGGGAAACGTTATTGGCATTTTGAGCTTCATTCCCCGCTGCAACCGCAAATTTAATGCCCTTCGCTGCCGCCAGCTTGACTGCATTATCCAGGGCATCGGATGCACCACCCCCCAAACTCATATTGGCGACATCACCAATCTTGGCTCGGGCCGCCACCGCATCCACCCCAGCGATCACACCAGCCATGGTTCCACCCCCATTACTGTCTAAAACTTTAACGGGTACAACGGTGGCACCTGCCGCTACTCCGACGACGCCAATGCTGTTATTCAAAGCAGCGATCGTGCCTGCAACATGGGTTCCATGACCATTTCCGTCATTACACCCTAACCGTCCTTCTGTGCCCGAGGTAAAGGCCGTAAAGCAGCGGGACGCATCAACTTTCAGATCAGGATGTTTGAGGTCAATCCCGGTATCAATTACCCAAGCCGTTTTACCTGTACCATTACCAGGGCTGCCCATGCGGGTAATGCCCCAAGGAACTTCCTGGGGAGGTTGGGTCGTTGCAGTCGTTCCGGAGGAAGTTTTACCCACAACTTGGACCATTTGATCTACTTCGATCGAGGCGACCAAGGGATTTTGGCGTAATCCTTGCAGTGCAGGCTCAGGAATGGAAAGGGCAGTGCCCTGAATGGTTTCTTGATAGATGAATTCTACTTTTCCACCCGCTTTTTGTGCCATTTCCAGGGCTGCACCCGGAATTTTATCCTTGGCGATCGCATTCCGCTGGAATGTCACAATGTAGGTTTTGAGGGGCGTTGTCTTGGGGGCAGTGTTATTGGTGGAACTATTTTGTTGCAGACCACTCAGATCAAGACATTGCCCGCTAGAAGTTTGTAGATAAGCACCAGCCGTTGAACAGTCTTGTGCCTGGGTTGGAGAACTAGAACCCGTCAATAGACCAGTCAAAACGAACAAAGAGATCAATCCGATTTTCTTCATTTTTCCAAAATCACTAATCGTCTCGCAATGTGTTCAAATATACTTTTCGCCTCATAAAAACATCACAGAAAAAACACTGAAATTATTAATTTAAAACTATTCAATCAACGCACAAGCAACAACTAATTGAGCCTAAGAATTCAACCAAATAGTAGTTGTGCCACGGCATAAAATGTCGTTATATATAAAAAATTCAAGCCACGATAAAAATTGCAATTATAAATGTGCAAACATCGTAAAATCAAAACTTTTCAATCGACAATCATCTTCTCGATCGCTGAATCCACCTGCTATAGAGTCAATCAACGATCTATCTTTTGACAATTCTCACAGATTCGATCGATTCAACTAAGCAAAAACCATCACTCAGCTCCAAAAACAAGCTAGAAATGATGGCTAATCAAAACTATATTTCCAATGATTAGGGGTTAGCGATGATCAAGCATCAGAGATGGAATCGCTGTTCCCCATCAATCCTGGGCTGGCGCGATCGCTTCCGTTAAGCCAGCTTTTGGCGGCTCTTGCAAATCAGGAATGGTATTCCAGAGTTCCGAGGGTTGATCTTTCCCAACCAAGACAACAGGACTGGGGGCATTGAGATCGATCGAAGGTTGCACTTCAGGATTAGCCGTTGTTTTCCCGCACAGTTGGGAGAGATCTTGAGTGCGCCCATTAGCCCAAGTCATCTGACAAATGGCGTTATCCGCATTGGCGAGATTGGGTTTTGCTTGTACTAGAATACCTGTGATGACTGAAATCGAAAGACATCCTAGTCCTATTGTCAGTTGTGTTATTTTCATCGTTATTCATCCATGATCAGATTTTACTAGAACCATGACTCTCTTATGTTTTAGAAATGGTTCAGAAGCCGTTCAGAAGTCGTTCAGAAGCCGTTCAGAAGTCGTTCAGAAACAGTTCAGAAACAGTTCAGAAACAGTTCAGAAACAGTTCAGAAACAGTTCAGAAACAGTTCAGAGCGTATTGACAGAAGAAATCGTGCGCGATCGATCATCGCATTAGGGAATAGGAACCACAGTATTGCTAGCTGCGCCCGTTTCCCGCAGTTTTTGAACAGCGGGCATGAATCGTTCCAGGGGTACCGCTCCATTAATCGTCACGCCTCGGTAGGTAAAGGAACCCCAGTTGAGTCCTTGAATACGGCGATCGGAGGTATGCAAGCTGGAACCAGAGGAACCCGATGTACTGTCACAGTTGTGCGGCACAATGCCACTGATAACCGGAAGAATGTTGCAATTGAGATGGCCTGTGGGGGTTGTCCCACCACCGGAATAGCCAATGAGATGGGTCAATTTCCCGGCAACGGATTGCCCCGCTTTGGTCACGCGATTGGAATAGGGTTCATTACCGAACCAACCTGTCCGGGTGCCGAGGTCACTGGTAAAGCGAATGACCGCCCAATCCCGCGTGGCATCCCCCAAGGTTTTTGGAAATGTCTTAAGGCCAGTCCAATAGGTATCCACATTGGCTGTGGCAAAAACCCGGTTGCCATGTTGTAGGGCAAATGCCTTAATTTGTCGGGGGCCACGGCCCTGTTCATCCAGCAAGCAGTGGGTATTGGTTAACCCAATGTTGCGCCCTACAACGGTAAAGGTACAAGCGTAGTACAGGCCATCGGCTTTCTGGATTTCTAACCGTCCGATCGCTTGGCGATTGGTCTGGGTCATCCATTCGTAGGCGGGGACAATGCGATTGTCGGCACCGATAATATCAGCCTGCGCGATCGGAACAATCCCTGGCATTCCTCCCATCACGCCACACGTGGCTGCGATCGTCGTCACAGCAAGATGACGTAAGCGCGGATTGGACTGTGGAGTCCTAGAAACCTGATTAGTCATGGGCGAGCTCAATATTTTACGTATGGATAAAACAACACTAGGCAGAGTTTTTGGGTTGCCTCAAAGCAATGTCAAAATTCAAGCAACAGGAGTGACCATCTTCTAAGGCTGAGACTCTAATGGTTAGACATTGGAAGAAGATCCCGAAATCCCAAGAATTTCAGCAATTATCATTGCCCATGAATTGATCAAGCGCTTTCGAGCAGCCAGGAATTTAGACGCAATAACAGCTGAATCATCCTTGATATTTAGCTCCCCATTGCAGCGATAGCCTCACAGCAGCTCTCTACTGGCAACAAGTTGCGATCGTTCAAATAACCCCTGACAGATGGAAAGATAGAATGCGTCTATAGAAGCCATCTATAGAATTCGCCTTTGGATCATCCATCGATCGTCATTGCACATGATTGCGATCGATGCGTGAAGTTTCTTTTCTGGAAGTAGACTAGGTAGAAGCGTTATGTTCATCATAATTTTATGGAACGTTTGCACAAACCGAGTTTTTACGAGATTCAACAATCCGTAATTTCCCACCTTGGCTTCCAACTCACCCTTGCCCCGAACTAGATCCGTCGAGAATGCCACAACAAAACACGTAAATACACAATTTCGTGAAGACTGCGGGTAGAAAACCACTATAATTTTTCTTGCAATTAAGTTGCAGCCTCGGAAACTTCCTAGGCAATAGAATCCACGCAATGCAATCTACCAAACTGTGAATGTGAAGTTGAATGGGAATCATGATCCAATAAATGGGCGTCGTTCTCGGACGATCGGAGCTCGGGCTTTCAGCCGTTTAGGATGGTGCGGGGTTATCGTCAGTTGGATAACTGTGGGCTGCCTATTGCCTGCAACGGCACAGCCTGCTACTCCCTCCGTAAATCCTCGATCCGTAGAAGCGCGATCGTCGGCAAAAGTGATTAAAGTAGCAACCCGTGTGGTTCCGCCCTTTGTGATTGAGGAGAATAAACGACTCACAGGGTTTAGCATTGACCTATGGCGTAGCATTGCCAATGAAATGGGCGTACAAACCACCTTTGTCGTTCAACCGGATGTGAATCAACTGCTGCAAACCGTGCAGTCGCGGCAGGCCGATCTGGGGATTGCGGCGGTTTCAATTACCTCCGATCGCTACAAATCCTTGGACTTTTCCCAACCCATTTTGGAATCCGGCTTACAAATTCTCGTGCGGGATGAGTCAGCCAGCCACTTTTCTCCCTTGAGCATCATGGCGGTATTTTTCTCACCGGCCCTCTGGCAGGTGTTGGGCGTGATGGTGCTACTCATCCTCATTCCAGCCCACATCATTTGGTGGCTAGAACGGCGCAACCCCCAAGGCATGTTATCCAACACCGCTTACTTTCCAGGCATTTTTCAGGCTTGCTGGTGGTCTGCGGCAACACTGGCGACCCAAGCCGACGAGATGCCCAAAAGTGCTGCATCACGGGTCATCGCGGTCATTTGGATGTTCACCAGTGTGGTGTTTGTCGCCTATTTCACAGCCACCGTCACGACTTCGCTCACGATTCAACAACTGCGGGGAACGATTAATGGCCCCGAGGATCTCCCCAACAAACGAGTAGCCACCACGGCAGGCAGCACGTCAGCCGTTTATCTAGCGGAGCATAACGCAGAAGTCCTAGAATTCCCTCGTATTGATGAGGCCTATACCGCCTTACTCCAAAAGAAAGCGGATGCGGTCGTTTTTGATTCACCAGTGTTGTTGTACTATGCTGCCCAGGCAGGACGGGGCAAGGTTCACACCGTAGGGCCAGTCTTTCGGCGAGAGAGCTACGGCATTGTCTTTCCGCCCAATAGCCCCCACGAGAAAGCTGTTAATGAGGCGTTGTTAACGCTGCGCGAGAACGGAACCTATCAGGATTTGTACGATAAGTGGTTCACTAGCAAATCTCCGCAAGATTAGCGGAGACACTCGCCCTATGAAAGCCGTACTATCGAACAGCTAGAGCAGTTTCGGTTGAATTATGACACAATGAAAGTGGGCAAAAACTCACAATTTGTTTTTGTGTCTTGTCAGTTTTCTCATCATAGTCAATCGCCAAGTCCGTCGCCAAGTCCATTGATTTCTGCCTTAAACGCCGCGCTATCACATACACACGTTGGAGAAGCATGTAAGCACTCAATGCATTCAATGCATAATGAGCATAATGGTTCAATTCAGCCAAATTAATGGAATTGAGGCGGAGCGGAGTCAAGTTTTATCGACAAGATTTGCGATTTATATCAAGTTCAGTGTTCATCGGAGACCCAACGATCGTTCAAACAATCGTCAAGTTTCAAATGAGCATCTTAAAATATGATTGTGATTGAATTTATTCTCTAGACTTGCGATCATCGTAGGTTATTCCCCTACCACTGGGAATAATTCCACCCCCAAGCTTCAATCTTGCTGGGCATCGATCGTGGGAATTCAGGCTGGGAGAAACTCAAGGGTGGCAACTTGTCATAACTCAACTGGGTTCACAAAATTCTTCTGTCATTGTTCAGTGCTCTTCACCTCGAACTCCATCTTTCTAGAATGCATTTTGATTCCATCCCACAGAAGCCTCCCCCCATTGCAGTGTTAATCATCGATGATTCAGATACAGACGGTCTCACGTATCTGGGATACCTGCAAACTGAACTCAATCATACCTATGACATCACCCAAGCCCCCACATTGCACGCAGGAATTCAACTGTGGAAATCCCGGCAGTTTGATCTCGCTTTGTTAAATCTACAACTACCGGATGGCGATGGAATAGACTTTTTACAATACTTATATTCAACTAAAATCAATGGTTTAACTAATCATAAACTCCCTGTGATTGTCTTGATCCGTGCAGGCAATGAACGACAAGCCGCAAAGGCCATGCAACTCGGTGCGATCGATTACCTGATCAAGGAAGAACTGACCGAAAGTGCATTCCAGAAAAGTATTCTGAGCACGATCGAATATCAAAAACTGGCTCAGCAATTGCTGAAATCGCAACAACAACAGCAACTGCTCACAGAAATTTCCCTACAAATTCGCCAATCTTTAGATCTCTCGCAAATTCTCCAGGCCACTGTAGATGGCCTGCGGCAACTGCTGGGGTGCGATCGGGCCGTGATCTATCAATTCCACGCAGATTGGAGTGGAA
It encodes:
- a CDS encoding histone deacetylase, with translation MLPVIYSDRFLHHETGTFHPEKPERLTVIRSGIQAASWADQIEWREPTPIDVRSPLSWIQKIHTQHYIEAVRELCKDGGGQIDADTPASPATYEVAMLAVNAWLDGVNHALNTGKPVFVLARPPGHHAIAHRGMGFCVFSNAAIAANYALFEGCDRVAILDWDVHHGNGTQEIVESNPQIAYCSLHEFPHYPGTGRKTERGFHDNVLNIPMQAGNDIAQYTAAFEQQVMPFLRNFAPDLLIVSAGYDANQDDPLSDTALLPEDYGWFTQQCLDLTSKIVFGLEGGYDFASLRDSVLATLQPCLRYSC
- a CDS encoding MBL fold metallo-hydrolase translates to MFQCVPYAVGHGEEGVCLLVTLGEYRILLDCGLRNVQTLIDPATSEFQPTSQRPPADVVLCSHAHADHARSLLPLHFAFPHLPIYASEVTTHLLPLNWLDQAPVPWFCQALPWRSPIEILDNLTVQLFPAGHLPGSAAILLTYTGGDRPYRLFYSGDFFLSNARLVEGLKLEELRGIQPDVLIIEGSYGAERHPRRRRQENDLMERMERAIANGQSILLPVSPFGLAQELLMLLRSHYLFSGRNLDIWVEGQVAQGCDAYLELLPHLPAPVQNFAQYQPLFWDDRISPRVRRLSPDQRSRLGQEPCIVLTDAISELAEFCQPHTSWLILLPQHQDLRLDWLSSEVVADVSLEAATVTVETYLLAEHSDGLGAVQLIHNLRPQHVVFIHGALQALHDLAGLDELSSRYKLHIPSPGTLVEFAIGEQFLQPEAPELSYEGEVAETQESIVITLPESMTSDPRWRMLSDTGLVEARWQGEQLILRGITQRELRSENIEQKLESVDRDCCINCRYYQNQRCSNRRSPLFNFRVTPDGYCPVFAAMTD
- the trpS gene encoding tryptophan--tRNA ligase, translating into MAKQRVLSGIQPTGDLHLGNYLGAIRNWVEIQENYDSFLFMADLHAITVPHDPAQLANNTYKVAATYLASGISLDYATIFVQSHISAHSELAWLFNCITPLNWLERMIQFKEKAIKQGEDVSVGLLDYPVLQAADILLYEPDLVPVGEDQKQHLELTRDIAQRFNHKFSSEENPVLKVPTPLIRKEGARVMSLTDGTKKMSKSDPSELSRINLLDSPETITQKIKKCKTDPTRGLEFDNPDRPECNNLLTLYMLLSGQSKEAVAQECADMGWGQFKPLLTETTIAALTPIQEKYHAIMDDKGYLESVLKQGKEKAAEVANATLLKAKQALGYSIPL
- a CDS encoding S8 family peptidase: MFVLTGLLTGSSSPTQAQDCSTAGAYLQTSSGQCLDLSGLQQNSSTNNTAPKTTPLKTYIVTFQRNAIAKDKIPGAALEMAQKAGGKVEFIYQETIQGTALSIPEPALQGLRQNPLVASIEVDQMVQVVGKTSSGTTATTQPPQEVPWGITRMGSPGNGTGKTAWVIDTGIDLKHPDLKVDASRCFTAFTSGTEGRLGCNDGNGHGTHVAGTIAALNNSIGVVGVAAGATVVPVKVLDSNGGGTMAGVIAGVDAVAARAKIGDVANMSLGGGASDALDNAVKLAAAKGIKFAVAAGNEAQNANNVSPARANGANIYTISAFDASDRWASFSNYGNPPIDYAAPGVNIKSTWKGGTYNTISGTSMATPHAAGVLLLGVPVTSGVVLGDPDGMADPIIHR
- a CDS encoding transporter substrate-binding domain-containing protein → MGCLLPATAQPATPSVNPRSVEARSSAKVIKVATRVVPPFVIEENKRLTGFSIDLWRSIANEMGVQTTFVVQPDVNQLLQTVQSRQADLGIAAVSITSDRYKSLDFSQPILESGLQILVRDESASHFSPLSIMAVFFSPALWQVLGVMVLLILIPAHIIWWLERRNPQGMLSNTAYFPGIFQACWWSAATLATQADEMPKSAASRVIAVIWMFTSVVFVAYFTATVTTSLTIQQLRGTINGPEDLPNKRVATTAGSTSAVYLAEHNAEVLEFPRIDEAYTALLQKKADAVVFDSPVLLYYAAQAGRGKVHTVGPVFRRESYGIVFPPNSPHEKAVNEALLTLRENGTYQDLYDKWFTSKSPQD